The genomic window TTTCTGCGATAATAGGCTCTGCCATAGTAGTGTTATCGCCAATAAAAGATGGTAGTGAGTTTTTATTTGTATTTGCACCTTTGGCAATAGTTATAGCCAATTATATTGAGATTATTGAAGAGAATTGGTTTAAAGAAACCTTTCTTGCTATATTATTTATTCTCCCTTTTGCACTGTTATTGTTGTAGTTTTTGGCCAAAAGCTAAATCTCCAGCATCACCAAGTCCGGGAATAATATAACCTTTATCATTCAGTTTTTTATCAATAGCAGCGATCCACAAATTTGTATTTTTATCAAAATGTTTTTCAATAAAATCTACACCTTCTTGTGCTCCAATTATGCAAGCTAAATGAACTTCTTTTGGCGTCCCAAAAGGTTTTAAGGCTTCAAAAGTTGCAAGCATAGATTGTCCCGTGGCTAACATGGGATCTGCTAGAATTAGTGTTTTATTTTCTAAATCCGGACAAGCTAAATATTCAACTATAATCTCAAAACTTTCAGGCTCATGTTTATGGTGACGGTATGCAGAAATAAAAGCATTTTCTGCAGTATCAAAATAGTTTAGTAAGCCATTATGCAAAGGCACACCAGCTCGCAAAATAGAGCATAAAACTATATTGTTATCCAACTCATTAATAACACAATCTCCTAAGGGTGTTTTAATTGTGGAAGATTTAAAGTTGAAGTTTTTACTCATTTCATAACCCAAAATTTCACCGATACGTTCTATATTTCTACGGAAGCGCATGCTGTCTTTTTGAATTTCAATATCTCTCATTTCAGCGAGAAACGTGTTTAACACAGAGTTTTGTTCAGATAAATGATGAATATGCATAATGTTGTTCGAATTTCTATCAGTAAAGTTAAGTAAATATCAAGTATATTTGTACTTTAAAATTTATACAATATGTTTACAACTAAAGCTAATAAAATTTTTCAGGACGTTATTGCCAAATACCACATTATTAATACAGTCGATCAACCTTTTACAAACGCTTACGCGGAAAGTGATTTACTAGAACATTTATTATATAGAAAATGTTGGATTGATACCGTGCAATGGCATTATGAAGATATTATTCGTGATCCACAAATAGACCCGGTTGCAGCGTTAACTTTAAAACGTAAGATTGATGCATCTAACCAAGATAGAACAGATATGGTAGAATATATCGACAGCTATTTTCTTGAAAAATATAAAGATGTTAAGGTTAAAGATGGTGCTACAATTAATACAGAGAGCCCAGCTTGGGGTGTAGATCGTTTATCAATTTTGGCGCTAAAAGTATACCATATGAATGAAGAAGCAACGCGTACAGATGCTTCCGATACTCATAGAACAGCTTGCCAAACAAAGCTTGATATTTTGTTAGAACAACGTGTAGACTTATCTACTGCTATCGATACGCTTTTAACCGATATTGAAAAAGGTGATAAATACATGAAAGTGTACAAGCAGATGAAAATGTATAATGATGATGAATTGAACCCTGTTTTAAGAGGGCAAAAATAATTTATAGAATTATAAAACGGATTGTGCTTTTTTTTGGTTCAATCCGTTTTTTTTAGTGTTGAAATTTAATGCCTAAACCAAAACAACATATTTTAGTTATCCGTTTATCAGCAATGGGAGACGTAGCTATGGTGGTGTCCGTTATACGTGGTTTAGTTGGTAAGTATCCAGATGTAAAAATCACAGTGCTAACCAGAGAATTTTTTACTCCATTTTTTAGAGATTTACCTCAAGTAACCGTTTTTCCTGCCGATCTAAAAGGTAGGCATAAAGGCGTTTTTGGTCTTTGGAAACTTTCAAAAGAATTAAAGGTCTTTAAAATTGATGTTATTGCCGATTTACACAATGTATTGCGAAGTAATATTTTGAAATTATTTTTCTTCGGAAAACGAACAGTTCAAATTGATAAGGGGCGAGCAGAAAAGAAAGCATTGGTTTCTGGTAAAAAATTTCAGCAATTAAAAACTACACATCAACGTTATGCTGATGTTTTTGGTAAGTTAGGTTTTCCAATTGATATTTCTAACCCCACATTTCCAGAAAGAGTAGTTTTAAGTTCTAAGCTTCAAACGCTTATTGGGCACAGTTTTAAAAAAATTATTGGTATTGCACCTTTTGCAGCTCACGAAGGTAAAATGTATCCTTTAACTTTAATGAAAAAAGTTATTGATGCACTTTCAAAAGATTATCAAATTGTATTATTTGGTGGTGGAAAAAAGGAAGTGGAGGCTTTAAATGATATAGAAAATACATTTGAAAACGTTGTGAGTGCCGCAGGAAAACTTAGTTTAAACGAGGAATTGGACCTTATTTCTAATTTGGATGGTATGTTAGCCATGGATTCGGGAAATGCGCACATGGCAGCTATGATGGGCGTAAAAACAATAACTATTTGGGGTGTAACGCATCCGTTTGCTGGTTTCGCACCATTTAATCAACCTAAAGATTACGCTTTGGTTGCCAATAGAGATCTATTCCCTGAAATTCCAACTTCTATTTTTGGTAATAAATATCCCGAAAACTATAAAGATGCAGCAGGAAGTATTAGTCCGGAAACTATTATTTCAAAAGTAAAAGGTAGTATTTAAACCATTTTTTGTTTCAAGACAACGCCTCTAATGTTGAGGTTTTATTTTTTAATTATAATTCCGTTAGTCATTTCAATATCACCAGGTTTTTCAAACCAAGTTTCCATAAAATCAAAATCGGTTTTACTAACTTCAAATTCAAAAGTATCACCTTTTTCAATATTTCTTTTTAAAACTCTTTCGTAGCGTATTTCTTTAGAGATATCTAGAAAATGTGTAGTGAGTTTATAGCCGTTTTCAGAAGAAAACGTTCTGAATTTTTCGCGATGTTTAAATTTTGATAGTCCTAAATCTAAAATAGAATCAGTTGCAGCTTTTTCTAGTTGATGGATTAAATCCAAAATTATGGTTTCAGAGCGTTCAATACGCTCAAGAAACCAGTCTAAACTATCTGTTGGTTTTTTATCCGGAAGAAACAAATTTTTATTCCATGTATCAATAGAAAAAAGAACAGCTTTAGATTTTTCTTTTAAACTATTTGCATAGGTTGTTTTCCCAGAACCCGTATTCCCAACAATTAAGTGAATCATTAAAACTTATTTTTTAAACATCATCAAAATCTACCGTAATAGTTTCTGTTGTTGGGTGTGCCTGGCAGGTTAAAATTAAACCTTCGGCAACTTCACTTTCGGTTAAAATATTGTTTTGGCGCATAGTGGCTTCTCCTTCAGTAATACGGGCTAAACAACTACTGCAAATACCGCCTTGGCAGGAGTAAGGCGCATCTAAATCTTCATCTAAAGCAGCTTCAAGAATAGTTTGTTTTTGCGACATTTCAAAAGTTGTGCTTTCATCGTCAACGGTAACTGTAATTTTAGTTTTTC from Algibacter sp. L1A34 includes these protein-coding regions:
- a CDS encoding glycosyltransferase family 9 protein, coding for MPKPKQHILVIRLSAMGDVAMVVSVIRGLVGKYPDVKITVLTREFFTPFFRDLPQVTVFPADLKGRHKGVFGLWKLSKELKVFKIDVIADLHNVLRSNILKLFFFGKRTVQIDKGRAEKKALVSGKKFQQLKTTHQRYADVFGKLGFPIDISNPTFPERVVLSSKLQTLIGHSFKKIIGIAPFAAHEGKMYPLTLMKKVIDALSKDYQIVLFGGGKKEVEALNDIENTFENVVSAAGKLSLNEELDLISNLDGMLAMDSGNAHMAAMMGVKTITIWGVTHPFAGFAPFNQPKDYALVANRDLFPEIPTSIFGNKYPENYKDAAGSISPETIISKVKGSI
- the upp gene encoding uracil phosphoribosyltransferase; the protein is MHIHHLSEQNSVLNTFLAEMRDIEIQKDSMRFRRNIERIGEILGYEMSKNFNFKSSTIKTPLGDCVINELDNNIVLCSILRAGVPLHNGLLNYFDTAENAFISAYRHHKHEPESFEIIVEYLACPDLENKTLILADPMLATGQSMLATFEALKPFGTPKEVHLACIIGAQEGVDFIEKHFDKNTNLWIAAIDKKLNDKGYIIPGLGDAGDLAFGQKLQQ
- a CDS encoding DUF4254 domain-containing protein; the protein is MFTTKANKIFQDVIAKYHIINTVDQPFTNAYAESDLLEHLLYRKCWIDTVQWHYEDIIRDPQIDPVAALTLKRKIDASNQDRTDMVEYIDSYFLEKYKDVKVKDGATINTESPAWGVDRLSILALKVYHMNEEATRTDASDTHRTACQTKLDILLEQRVDLSTAIDTLLTDIEKGDKYMKVYKQMKMYNDDELNPVLRGQK
- a CDS encoding AAA family ATPase — its product is MIHLIVGNTGSGKTTYANSLKEKSKAVLFSIDTWNKNLFLPDKKPTDSLDWFLERIERSETIILDLIHQLEKAATDSILDLGLSKFKHREKFRTFSSENGYKLTTHFLDISKEIRYERVLKRNIEKGDTFEFEVSKTDFDFMETWFEKPGDIEMTNGIIIKK